In Streptomyces sp. NBC_01551, one DNA window encodes the following:
- a CDS encoding serine/threonine-protein kinase, with amino-acid sequence MRPVGSKYLLEEPLGRGATGTVWRARQRETAGAEAAVAGQPGETVAIKVLKEELAQDPDIVMRFLRERSVLLRLTHPNIVRTRDLVVEGDLLALVMDLIDGPDLHKYIRQNGPFTPVAAALLTAQIADALAASHADGVVHRDLKPANVLLDERGGQMKPMLTDFGIARLADSPGLTRTHEFVGTPSYVAPESAEGRPQTSAVDIYGAGILLYELVTGRPPFAGGTALEVLHRHLSEEPQRPSTLPEPLWTVIERCLRKEPGERPSAESLARGLRVVASGIGVHSSPEQVEAALGVGALLAPDPSPAPVPQTPGAAAALSDAVAAAQMGAYDPNAMTSVLPPVGGADATTVLPSTGAAGPDPTSVMPPVQQPDAPHPWQSQMRAARDRNEQTQMQYLDPSEDPLRRRPQRQAPPPPQQRPQQPPQYRQGPPQQQYQQPQQYQQPPQQQYAPPPPQHYQQPQQRQPQPYQQPQQPQYRQPQAPQQQPPQSPPPQQRAPREPRRRSANPVRIPGLGCLKGCLVLIVIAFVTGWLVWELTPLQEWIGTGKGWWDQVGTWIGDVYDWFGSIGKSAEGTQP; translated from the coding sequence GTGCGGCCAGTCGGCAGCAAGTACCTGCTCGAGGAGCCGCTCGGGCGCGGCGCCACGGGCACTGTCTGGCGTGCCCGCCAGCGTGAGACCGCCGGTGCGGAGGCGGCCGTCGCCGGCCAGCCCGGCGAGACCGTGGCCATCAAGGTCCTCAAGGAGGAGCTGGCCCAGGACCCGGACATCGTGATGCGCTTCCTGCGCGAGCGCTCCGTCCTGCTGCGCCTGACGCACCCCAACATCGTGCGCACCCGCGACCTCGTCGTCGAGGGCGATCTCCTCGCCCTGGTCATGGACCTGATCGACGGCCCGGACCTGCACAAGTACATCCGGCAGAACGGCCCCTTCACGCCCGTCGCCGCGGCCCTGCTGACCGCCCAGATCGCGGACGCGCTCGCCGCCAGCCACGCCGACGGCGTGGTCCACCGCGACCTGAAGCCCGCCAACGTCCTGCTCGACGAGCGCGGCGGCCAGATGAAGCCGATGCTCACCGACTTCGGTATCGCCCGCCTCGCCGACTCCCCGGGTCTGACCCGCACCCACGAGTTCGTCGGCACCCCCTCCTACGTCGCGCCCGAGTCCGCCGAGGGCCGCCCGCAGACCTCCGCAGTCGACATCTACGGCGCCGGCATCCTGCTCTACGAGCTGGTCACCGGCCGCCCGCCGTTCGCCGGCGGCACCGCGCTCGAAGTGCTCCACCGCCATCTCAGCGAGGAGCCGCAGCGCCCGTCCACGCTGCCCGAGCCGTTGTGGACCGTCATCGAGCGCTGCCTGCGCAAGGAGCCGGGCGAGCGCCCGAGCGCCGAGAGCCTGGCCCGCGGCCTGCGCGTCGTCGCCTCCGGCATCGGCGTGCACTCCTCGCCGGAGCAGGTCGAGGCCGCCCTCGGCGTCGGCGCGCTGCTCGCGCCCGACCCCTCGCCCGCGCCGGTCCCGCAGACCCCGGGCGCGGCCGCGGCCCTGTCGGACGCGGTGGCGGCCGCGCAGATGGGGGCGTACGACCCGAACGCCATGACCAGCGTGCTCCCGCCGGTCGGCGGCGCCGACGCGACCACCGTGCTGCCCAGCACCGGGGCGGCCGGGCCGGACCCGACCTCGGTCATGCCCCCCGTACAGCAGCCGGACGCGCCGCACCCGTGGCAGTCGCAGATGCGGGCCGCCCGCGACCGCAACGAGCAGACGCAGATGCAATACCTCGACCCGAGCGAGGACCCGCTGCGCCGGCGCCCCCAGCGGCAGGCGCCCCCGCCGCCGCAGCAGCGCCCGCAGCAGCCCCCGCAGTACCGCCAGGGCCCGCCGCAGCAGCAGTATCAGCAGCCCCAGCAGTACCAGCAGCCTCCTCAGCAGCAGTACGCCCCGCCGCCTCCGCAGCACTACCAGCAGCCGCAGCAGCGCCAGCCCCAGCCGTACCAGCAGCCGCAGCAGCCCCAGTACCGCCAGCCGCAGGCACCCCAGCAGCAGCCCCCGCAGAGCCCGCCGCCGCAGCAGCGCGCTCCGCGCGAGCCGCGCCGCCGCAGCGCCAACCCGGTGCGGATCCCCGGCCTCGGCTGCCTCAAGGGCTGCCTGGTCCTGATCGTGATCGCCTTCGTGACAGGCTGGCTCGTCTGGGAGCTCACCCCGCTCCAGGAGTGGATCGGCACCGGCAAGGGCTGGTGGGACCAGGTCGGCACCTGGATCGGTGACGTCTACGACTGGTTCGGCTCGATCGGGAAGTCCGCCGAAGGCACCCAG